A stretch of the Geovibrio thiophilus genome encodes the following:
- the rpsP gene encoding 30S ribosomal protein S16, with the protein MATKIRLMRMGRKKRPFYRIVVADSRERRDGNFIEILGYYNPVTEPAEVKIDEEKALKWLKVGAVPTDTAKNLLSKEGIIKKFHETGA; encoded by the coding sequence GTGGCAACAAAGATCAGACTCATGAGAATGGGTCGCAAAAAAAGACCTTTCTACAGAATAGTGGTAGCAGACAGCAGAGAGAGAAGAGACGGAAACTTCATCGAAATCCTTGGGTACTACAACCCCGTTACTGAGCCCGCGGAAGTTAAAATCGATGAGGAAAAGGCTCTCAAATGGCTTAAAGTTGGCGCAGTGCCCACAGACACCGCTAAAAATCTTCTTTCAAAAGAAGGTATTATAAAAAAATTCCACGAAACCGGTGCCTGA
- the rimM gene encoding ribosome maturation factor RimM (Essential for efficient processing of 16S rRNA), protein MNFIRVGFITGSHGLDGTVKIAPNTDNPQIYADMEYLMTAKSGTVKGSYEITSVHEHGSAILMQLKGVDTKEKAQALKGLEVVIPENVLPEEGEGDIYWHKIDNAEVVDENGIYIGRLTDYLETGSNDVFVITEGGKSWMISNNEHHVLKIDTANRRITVDRAGLVSEDI, encoded by the coding sequence ATGAATTTTATCAGAGTCGGGTTTATAACCGGTTCGCACGGACTGGACGGAACAGTTAAGATAGCTCCCAACACGGATAATCCGCAGATTTACGCGGATATGGAATATCTTATGACCGCCAAAAGCGGAACAGTCAAAGGCTCATACGAAATAACATCCGTACATGAGCACGGCAGCGCCATACTCATGCAGCTCAAGGGCGTGGACACAAAGGAAAAAGCCCAAGCTCTCAAAGGGCTTGAGGTTGTTATACCGGAGAACGTCCTGCCCGAAGAGGGTGAAGGCGATATATACTGGCACAAAATCGACAACGCCGAAGTTGTTGATGAAAATGGAATTTATATCGGAAGACTCACAGATTACCTAGAAACCGGAAGCAACGATGTTTTCGTAATCACCGAAGGCGGCAAAAGCTGGATGATTTCAAACAACGAGCATCATGTGCTTAAAATAGATACAGCAAACAGACGGATCACCGTCGACAGAGCGGGACTTGTAAGTGAAGATATATAA
- the rpsI gene encoding 30S ribosomal protein S9 encodes MAGYNYGTGRRKTSIARVFIKPGNGAVTINGKEPSAYFQRESLIQISLQPLAKLNVEKKFDILVTVKGGGKGGQAGAIRHGLARALTEFDAEFRAPLKKEGFLTRDARAVERKKPGLPKARKSPQFSKR; translated from the coding sequence ATGGCTGGATACAACTACGGAACCGGTAGAAGAAAAACCTCTATCGCAAGAGTTTTCATAAAACCCGGAAACGGTGCTGTTACTATCAACGGAAAAGAACCCTCAGCTTATTTCCAGAGGGAGTCACTGATTCAGATCAGCCTTCAGCCCCTTGCAAAACTGAATGTTGAAAAGAAGTTTGACATTCTTGTTACTGTAAAAGGCGGCGGTAAAGGCGGTCAGGCAGGAGCTATCAGACACGGTCTCGCAAGAGCCCTCACTGAATTTGATGCCGAATTCAGAGCTCCCCTCAAAAAAGAAGGCTTCCTCACAAGGGATGCAAGAGCCGTGGAAAGAAAGAAACCCGGTCTTCCCAAAGCAAGGAAAAGCCCTCAGTTCTCCAAACGTTAA
- a CDS encoding P-loop NTPase codes for MAEIVSVASGKGGVGKSFFSANIAMSLTAAGRRVLLVDADLGGANLHDFVGLKLPGTGLYNFLKESFRIGDIIQKSPAGVDFIGGTGDVLGMAHITNYEKLKILNRLKTLEYEYVVMDLGAGTSYNMIDFFNSADKKIMIMNSEPTSLENSYGFLKIALYRKVEQLLRKDYRFAEICKKIRSKSMNFPSLASIREAVREIDPAYVPKTEEIASSYKVGIILNMLKTKKELNVFYGFETVAKKYLSIDIEKIGFIPYDVKVSESIKLLKPFYTSLVSREVNSCIDDVRQQLLAKL; via the coding sequence ATGGCTGAGATAGTTTCCGTTGCCAGCGGTAAAGGCGGAGTAGGCAAGAGTTTTTTTTCCGCGAATATAGCTATGTCGCTCACTGCGGCAGGGAGAAGGGTTCTTCTTGTTGACGCGGATCTGGGCGGCGCGAATCTCCACGATTTTGTCGGGCTTAAGCTTCCGGGAACAGGGCTTTATAATTTTCTGAAGGAAAGCTTCCGCATCGGCGACATCATACAGAAAAGCCCCGCGGGGGTTGATTTCATTGGCGGTACCGGAGATGTTCTCGGTATGGCTCATATAACCAACTACGAAAAACTGAAAATACTCAACAGACTTAAAACCCTTGAATACGAATATGTTGTAATGGACCTTGGTGCTGGGACAAGTTATAACATGATAGATTTTTTCAATTCTGCCGATAAAAAAATCATGATAATGAACAGTGAACCCACCTCTCTGGAAAACTCTTACGGCTTTCTGAAAATAGCTCTTTACAGAAAAGTCGAGCAGCTCTTAAGAAAGGACTACCGCTTCGCCGAGATATGTAAAAAAATACGCAGCAAGAGCATGAACTTCCCCAGCCTCGCCTCAATAAGAGAGGCAGTGAGAGAAATTGATCCCGCCTATGTGCCGAAAACGGAGGAGATCGCTTCCTCATATAAGGTGGGGATAATCCTGAATATGCTGAAAACCAAAAAAGAGCTTAATGTTTTTTACGGTTTCGAAACCGTTGCGAAAAAATACCTTAGTATAGATATTGAAAAAATAGGTTTCATACCTTATGATGTTAAGGTAAGCGAGAGCATTAAGCTCTTAAAGCCTTTCTACACAAGCCTCGTCAGCAGGGAAGTGAACTCCTGCATTGATGACGTAAGACAGCAGCTTCTCGCAAAGCTGTAA
- a CDS encoding KH domain-containing protein, producing MKELVEFIVKSLVDKPDAVRIEEVEGEKASIIELRVDNGDLGKVIGKQGRTAKAIRTILNASGVKAGKKVVLEILED from the coding sequence GTGAAGGAACTTGTAGAATTCATCGTCAAATCGCTCGTGGACAAACCGGACGCCGTCAGAATCGAAGAAGTTGAAGGGGAAAAAGCTTCTATCATTGAACTTCGCGTGGACAACGGCGACCTCGGTAAGGTAATCGGAAAGCAGGGCAGAACCGCAAAAGCCATAAGAACTATCCTCAATGCCTCAGGCGTTAAGGCAGGCAAAAAAGTGGTTCTGGAAATCCTCGAAGATTAA
- the rplS gene encoding 50S ribosomal protein L19, with the protein MKNKLIASIEAEQMKKELPSFRAGDTVKVNFRIVEGNKERVQPYEGLVIRIHRNGASSTFTVRKMVGDIGVERIFPFYSPRIESVEVKRAGKVRQARLYYMRNLKGKAARIKERRKGF; encoded by the coding sequence GTGAAGAACAAACTGATCGCGTCAATCGAAGCTGAACAGATGAAAAAGGAACTTCCTTCTTTCCGTGCCGGCGATACTGTGAAGGTTAACTTCAGAATCGTGGAAGGAAACAAGGAACGTGTTCAGCCTTACGAAGGACTTGTAATAAGAATCCACAGAAACGGCGCTTCATCCACTTTCACAGTCAGAAAGATGGTGGGCGACATAGGTGTGGAAAGGATTTTCCCTTTCTACTCACCCAGAATCGAAAGCGTTGAGGTTAAACGTGCAGGTAAAGTAAGACAGGCTCGTCTCTACTACATGAGAAACCTCAAGGGCAAAGCTGCGAGAATCAAAGAACGCAGGAAAGGCTTCTAA
- the rplM gene encoding 50S ribosomal protein L13, with protein MKSYWAKPDDLEKKWFLVDADGLVLGRLASNIAMILMGKNKPQYTPTIDTGDFIVVINAEKFAVSGDKMVSKKYYRHSGYIGGLKERRLEEMLDKKPEDVIRLAVKRMLPKTKLGSAMLKKLKIYSGEAHPHEAQTPEKLEL; from the coding sequence ATGAAGAGCTATTGGGCAAAACCTGATGACCTCGAAAAAAAGTGGTTCCTTGTGGATGCTGACGGACTCGTTCTCGGCAGGCTCGCAAGTAATATAGCCATGATCCTTATGGGGAAAAATAAACCCCAGTACACTCCCACTATAGACACGGGAGACTTCATTGTTGTCATTAACGCCGAGAAATTCGCAGTTTCAGGCGATAAAATGGTCAGCAAAAAATACTACAGACACTCAGGCTACATCGGCGGTCTTAAAGAAAGAAGACTTGAAGAAATGCTTGATAAAAAGCCTGAGGACGTTATCAGACTTGCCGTTAAACGTATGCTTCCCAAAACTAAGCTCGGCAGCGCCATGCTTAAGAAGCTTAAAATCTACAGCGGCGAAGCTCACCCCCATGAGGCTCAAACGCCTGAAAAATTAGAGCTTTAG
- the trmD gene encoding tRNA (guanosine(37)-N1)-methyltransferase TrmD has protein sequence MKIYNILTIFPKMFESALSFGVVSKAADKGILEINPVDIRECAYDRHRSTDDCQYGGGHGLVMKAEPVVESVRAVKANDPSTRVIMLDPRGKTFSQKDAERLLEYESLTFICGRYEGVDERIYDLVVDESISLGDFILTGGELAAITIIDAVARLIPGVLGDENSPVEDSYSTGLLEYPHYTRPAEYEGLSVPEVLTNGHHAEIDRWRREQSLRLTFERRPDLLREAPLNDHDRAFLRKLTLDKIKSRRLYVALLHYPMKDKEKDVVATSITNMDLHDISRSCTTYGVRKYFVVTPLSAQREIAGRVIDHWLEGYGATYNANRKQAFMGTALKESLMEVLEEIERVEGQRPRIVATTARTDRANISYPQLAEATLNQPCLLMFGTGWGFTEDIFRMADNILQPIDGTGEFNHLSVRSAVAIILDRLNRNSGGLL, from the coding sequence GTGAAGATATATAACATCCTCACAATCTTCCCGAAAATGTTTGAGTCCGCCCTCTCCTTCGGAGTCGTCTCCAAGGCGGCGGACAAGGGCATTCTTGAAATAAACCCTGTAGACATAAGAGAATGCGCCTACGACAGGCACCGTTCCACTGACGACTGTCAGTACGGCGGCGGACACGGGCTTGTTATGAAAGCCGAGCCGGTTGTGGAATCTGTCAGAGCTGTTAAGGCAAATGACCCTTCCACACGTGTGATCATGCTTGACCCGAGAGGAAAAACCTTCAGCCAGAAGGATGCGGAAAGGCTTCTGGAATATGAAAGCCTCACCTTCATCTGCGGCAGATACGAAGGCGTGGATGAAAGAATCTACGATCTCGTCGTGGACGAATCTATCTCTCTCGGAGATTTCATACTCACAGGCGGAGAGCTTGCGGCTATAACGATAATAGATGCAGTCGCGAGACTTATCCCGGGCGTTCTGGGTGATGAAAACTCTCCCGTTGAAGACTCCTACTCCACAGGTCTGCTGGAATATCCGCACTATACAAGACCCGCTGAATACGAAGGTCTCAGCGTGCCGGAAGTGCTTACTAACGGTCACCACGCTGAGATAGACCGCTGGAGAAGAGAGCAGTCACTCAGACTCACCTTTGAAAGAAGACCGGATCTTCTTCGTGAAGCCCCGCTGAATGATCATGACAGAGCTTTTTTACGCAAACTAACACTTGACAAAATAAAATCCAGAAGGTTATATGTAGCTCTTCTTCATTATCCTATGAAAGATAAGGAGAAGGATGTCGTCGCCACATCCATCACAAATATGGATCTGCACGACATCTCCAGAAGCTGCACCACCTACGGTGTCAGAAAATACTTTGTAGTCACCCCCCTTTCAGCTCAGCGTGAAATCGCAGGCAGGGTCATAGACCACTGGCTGGAGGGCTACGGCGCGACTTACAACGCAAACAGAAAGCAGGCTTTCATGGGCACAGCCCTAAAGGAAAGCCTGATGGAAGTTTTGGAAGAAATCGAGCGTGTGGAAGGGCAACGACCCCGCATTGTTGCCACTACCGCACGAACCGATAGAGCCAATATAAGCTATCCGCAATTGGCGGAAGCCACCCTCAACCAACCATGCCTTCTCATGTTCGGTACAGGATGGGGCTTCACGGAAGATATTTTCCGCATGGCGGATAATATACTCCAGCCTATTGACGGCACAGGTGAGTTTAATCACCTTTCCGTGCGGAGCGCTGTGGCAATAATACTGGACAGATTGAACAGGAACTCAGGAGGTCTGTTGTGA
- a CDS encoding chemotaxis protein CheW has translation MSNLKPVNPAGLDEEFDSLEEGEIIQLVGLKLGDEEYAIDVLKIQEIIRTVEITSVPRTDSFVLGVMNLRGKVIPVVDLRVRFNLDKMDFDKETRIIVVRFDTEHIGFVVDEVTEVIRISKNMVDPTPPLVGSIGQEYILGICKYDDRLIILLDIDTVIAEGKAVAESDLRRRFLGQAAIEAKPVVNYDDVAEAVESEITDEDETGSEEAASDDDSSDDALDSIDDLIAKELAKREQETDELNKKKLTPEFHEAEGDADVEDILKDALSQSDHVVSGDEGHVVQDELDALIAMELAKREKETDDLNRQRKEQEKKNEKLGEEEFNVSSFFADQAAEVAEAEENTAEAVNEEFFGPSMEELLTAQSTTVALDDPETVQTDDIDDILREAESFEVRDEPAAAKFRDEPPAQAVKGMFIEADSLEELKHLSKKIINGDAVDLGIDIKGEIGELLRLILDTKTKVDEVDPTIVMSKESMPVVVQSLEQVNEKTEEATMNLMEAADKMTAFYSQFLNDIEDFEDLVYKKDSKGLLKSIDHIESDISLAENLGFGILHALEFQDITEQKLRKVIKSVEEVGARIGAILGIIKAKKDETGESISGATQDDIDMLLAEFGLN, from the coding sequence ATGAGCAATCTTAAGCCGGTAAATCCTGCTGGATTGGATGAAGAGTTTGATTCACTTGAAGAAGGAGAGATAATCCAGCTTGTAGGTCTCAAACTCGGAGATGAGGAGTACGCCATAGATGTTCTCAAGATTCAGGAGATCATCCGCACAGTGGAGATTACCTCCGTCCCGCGGACTGATTCCTTCGTTCTAGGGGTGATGAACCTCAGGGGCAAGGTTATTCCTGTTGTGGATCTCAGGGTAAGGTTCAATCTCGACAAAATGGATTTCGATAAAGAGACGAGAATCATCGTCGTTCGTTTTGATACAGAACATATCGGTTTTGTTGTTGATGAGGTTACGGAAGTTATCCGCATCAGCAAAAACATGGTTGACCCCACCCCTCCTCTTGTAGGTTCCATCGGTCAGGAATACATTCTGGGAATCTGCAAATACGATGACAGGCTTATAATTCTTCTTGATATAGATACTGTTATAGCCGAAGGCAAAGCGGTTGCCGAGAGCGATCTGAGAAGACGGTTCCTCGGACAGGCGGCAATAGAGGCGAAGCCTGTTGTCAATTATGATGACGTTGCCGAAGCGGTTGAAAGTGAAATAACCGATGAGGATGAGACCGGATCTGAAGAAGCCGCCTCTGACGATGATTCATCTGACGACGCTCTTGACAGCATTGATGACCTCATTGCCAAGGAGCTTGCCAAAAGAGAGCAGGAAACAGACGAGCTCAACAAAAAAAAGCTGACGCCCGAATTCCATGAAGCTGAGGGGGATGCGGACGTTGAAGATATACTTAAAGACGCACTCAGCCAGAGCGACCATGTGGTGAGCGGAGACGAAGGACACGTGGTTCAGGACGAACTTGACGCCCTCATTGCGATGGAACTTGCGAAAAGGGAAAAAGAGACTGACGATCTTAACCGCCAAAGAAAAGAGCAGGAAAAAAAAAATGAAAAATTAGGGGAAGAGGAGTTTAACGTGTCCTCTTTCTTCGCTGATCAGGCAGCGGAAGTCGCTGAAGCAGAAGAAAACACCGCCGAAGCCGTTAATGAAGAGTTCTTCGGACCATCCATGGAGGAGCTTCTCACTGCTCAGAGCACAACAGTCGCTCTTGATGATCCTGAAACTGTTCAGACGGACGATATAGACGATATTCTCCGTGAGGCTGAGTCTTTTGAAGTCAGAGACGAACCTGCGGCTGCCAAATTCAGAGATGAACCCCCTGCTCAGGCAGTGAAAGGGATGTTTATTGAAGCGGATTCTCTTGAAGAACTCAAACACCTTTCAAAGAAAATAATCAACGGTGACGCAGTTGATCTTGGCATTGACATCAAAGGCGAAATCGGCGAGCTCCTCAGATTAATCCTTGATACTAAAACCAAGGTCGATGAAGTTGACCCCACGATTGTCATGTCCAAAGAGAGCATGCCGGTTGTTGTGCAGTCCCTTGAGCAGGTGAACGAGAAGACAGAGGAAGCCACCATGAACCTCATGGAGGCGGCAGACAAAATGACCGCTTTCTATTCACAGTTCCTCAATGATATTGAGGATTTTGAAGACCTTGTCTACAAAAAGGATTCCAAAGGACTGCTGAAAAGCATAGATCATATTGAGTCGGACATATCACTGGCTGAAAATCTCGGTTTCGGCATCCTCCATGCTCTTGAGTTTCAGGATATAACAGAGCAGAAACTCAGAAAGGTGATCAAGTCTGTTGAAGAAGTTGGGGCAAGAATAGGCGCCATACTCGGCATCATAAAAGCCAAAAAAGACGAAACAGGCGAAAGCATAAGCGGAGCCACGCAGGACGATATAGATATGCTTTTGGCAGAATTCGGACTGAACTGA